Part of the Leucobacter insecticola genome is shown below.
AGTCAAGTTCGCGCTCTCGTCGGCACCGAGCGCCCCAACCCCCGGGCTAGTCTGCAAAGAGCCTAGAGCTTAGGCTCCAAACAGTCGTGCGAAGAACCCCAGGTTCCGGTCACGTTCAGCGTCGCGCAGGAATTCTTTCTCAATCTGCTCTTCTGTAATGGCGTCCAAACTTCGCCCCTCGAACGCCCCCAGACGTGGGCACAGCTCCCCGATCACCAGCATGTCGATGTGGATGCCGGTGAGACGCCCCTCAGCGTCACGCGTCTCAAGAATCGGATGGCGCTGGTCGAGACGAGCAATCACGATGACAATGTTCTCAGCGTTGATCGAGCGAGGCAGTTTGGTGTTCAGCGCCCCCGAGATCTTGTTGTCCTCCGCGCCCATCTGGGCAAACCATCCGCGATCCTCCGCTGCAATCACCGTGTCATACCAGGTGTCAGGGTCCGCAGGCATGCCTTGCTGCACCCCGCGCTCATCGGCAATCGCGACGGTACCAAGATTAGAGGTTGGCACGCCAAATAAGCCGGCGATACCGCCCAAGCCGTCCGCCGGCGCCTCATCCCAATCGACAGACTCCGGATCCACAACTGCCGGTGCAAGCGACACCGTGGGCTCCTCAGAGAACACCACACTGAGATACGCCTCGCGCTTCTCGCGGAGCTCATACCTTTCAGGCAGGATCGCCGAGGTCAAGCGAACAGCATACGACCCCGGCGGCACGGACACCACCAGTGGCGTTTCAAGCCAGATCGCATCACTGATCGCAAGACGACCTGAAGGGACGCGCAACGTCCCGAGCTCTTCCACGACCAGTTCGGTCTATTGCCCGTCGGCCAGCATCGCCGGCCCCTGACGCAAAGCAAAGAATTGTTGCAGGTTCACGCCGGTTAATCCCAACGGCTAGGATCCATGTCGCTCGTAATGTGGCGGATCGTGCCAGAGTACGAACGCATGACAATGCTCTCAGCCCGCAGGAACGGTCCACGGCGCTGCACGCCCTCAACGAAGTCTGCCGAGGTGATCCCGGTCGCTACGAAGTAGGCATTGTCACTCGACACCAAGTCGTTCGCCTCGAGCACTCGAGAAAGATCATGACCGGCATCGATTGCGCGGGCACGTTCCTCGTCATCCTTCGGCCACAGGCGGCCCTGGATTACACCGCCAAGCGCCTTCACAGCGCACGCGGTAATGATGCCCTCCGGGGTGCCGCCGATCCCGACGCACAGGTCGACACGGGAGTCCCAGCGAGCAGCGTTCACGCCGCCTGCAACATCACCGTCCATGATGAGCCTGGTGCCAGCGCCCGCCTCACGAATATCAGCGATGAGCTGGTCGTGACGGGGGCGATCCAGCACGGCAACACGAATATCGGAAACGTCGACTCCCTTGGCCTTCGCCAATGCGCGAATGTTGTCACCGATGGGGCGGTCAATATCGACGACGCCGACGCCCTCGGGCCCGCACACCAGCTTGTCCATGTAGAAAACAGCGGAAGGATCGTACATGCTTCCGCGATCCGCGACCGCAATCACCGAGAGCGCGCCAGCGCGTCCCTCAGCCGCGAGGCGGGTACCGTCGATCGGGTCAACCGCAACATCGCAGTCTGCACCCAGGCCGTTGCCGACAACTTCGCCGTTGTAGAGCCAGGGGGCGTCGTCTTTCTCACCCTCACCGATCACCACGGTGCCCGTCATGTTCACCGTCGAGAGGAAGCGGCGCATCGCGTCAACGGCGGCGCCATCGGCAGCATTCTTATCGCCGCGCCCCACCCAGGGGGTGGCACGCATCGCGGCAGCTTCGGTCGCGCGCACCAGCTCCATCGCGAGGTTACGGTCGGGCTGCCACTCACCAAGAGAATTCGCTTCAGTCATGAGCATAAGCCTACCGCGTAGACTTGGAGCCAAAGCGGCTTCTCGCCGCGATCCGCCACGACATCTAGGAGCACAACACATGCCCGTCGCAACTCCGGACCAGTATGCAGCGATGCTCGATGCCGCCAAAGCCGGGAGCTTCGCTTTCCCTGCGGTGAATGTATCGAGCTCTCAAACCCTCAACGCTGCACTGCAGGGCTTCTCCGAATCAGGATCCGACGGGATCATCCAGGTCAGCTTCGGCGGCGCCGACTACTTCGCGGGCCACACCGTAAAGAACCGGGTCGGCGGCGCAATCGCGTTCGCAAAGTACGCTGAGGAAGTCGCAAAGGCCCACGACGTCACCGTTGCGCTCCACACCGACCACTGCCCAAAACAGCACCTCGAAAACTTCGTACTCCCGCTTCTCGCAGCAAGCGAAGATCGCGTAAAGGAGGGCGGTCTCCCCTACTTCCAATCACACATGTGGGAC
Proteins encoded:
- a CDS encoding DUF4241 domain-containing protein, with the protein product MEELGTLRVPSGRLAISDAIWLETPLVVSVPPGSYAVRLTSAILPERYELREKREAYLSVVFSEEPTVSLAPAVVDPESVDWDEAPADGLGGIAGLFGVPTSNLGTVAIADERGVQQGMPADPDTWYDTVIAAEDRGWFAQMGAEDNKISGALNTKLPRSINAENIVIVIARLDQRHPILETRDAEGRLTGIHIDMLVIGELCPRLGAFEGRSLDAITEEQIEKEFLRDAERDRNLGFFARLFGA
- the glpX gene encoding class II fructose-bisphosphatase, with translation MTEANSLGEWQPDRNLAMELVRATEAAAMRATPWVGRGDKNAADGAAVDAMRRFLSTVNMTGTVVIGEGEKDDAPWLYNGEVVGNGLGADCDVAVDPIDGTRLAAEGRAGALSVIAVADRGSMYDPSAVFYMDKLVCGPEGVGVVDIDRPIGDNIRALAKAKGVDVSDIRVAVLDRPRHDQLIADIREAGAGTRLIMDGDVAGGVNAARWDSRVDLCVGIGGTPEGIITACAVKALGGVIQGRLWPKDDEERARAIDAGHDLSRVLEANDLVSSDNAYFVATGITSADFVEGVQRRGPFLRAESIVMRSYSGTIRHITSDMDPSRWD